Proteins from a single region of Coregonus clupeaformis isolate EN_2021a chromosome 35, ASM2061545v1, whole genome shotgun sequence:
- the LOC123482674 gene encoding uncharacterized protein LOC123482674, with translation MFNFRTIFPGCSFTLQSTIVEAHAKCKNIVSWVKEDSSTVVVPALDLIMYRHLPWTPSSSSSTSSSWSSVVINEADLEAASICRSVRFNLGPSHGPSEVTSPRTGARTRNPTPFPSPLSSEESLGNEEEDDNPRRYSSASENGDREDWDRSRSDPLRSVFGLSHNFIFSQVHRDARRSLSEVILPSIQRRPKKMRPIILSADTRLIMAIVEIIFKQINARLAQLMLIGGASQGAEAPSTSISSPSSQFAEQMLRTITTTMNGHTMGQMALTWLSGKSAKEIERELGRLAGQVIVATISSIQRAKSDAQTGHEVRVSYFLSAVSAEVQSLVVQRTETRMSGSDHLLNLSRAKINRAVELKMAEMYGGSLWDWSLTEQNIQLGHDRITAMSNDLVDLVVDDTLDALGYLENQAFSRSQSAGSRTGIEGLDIDGVARDMVRGKLQPNSRHPSVSVRTALQVIKTELDSNSDESFVPCQMSRNLLARLVSSVESISDLEIGEMLQGPSAIMEPEAVREHPDISSTAIYHALLIDCPFPPSERIQETIILSRPLTAQDVTTQGEKQHPADLQTDNLMAEYSAKAQGVVTQVIRDASLTMDILSAHVSSRNIAEASTSILESLLVDLNEAIEVSRAGRIKFWEQVQLSSQKLYSTAVNELKSLYTGCHLTNERDHQDTHLTADKIQDMEVSTNNDLKDPTVAVSQESVRHSAKKILSKVLNVIKAGVAASEHSSVGEQMTEEWQVAMEMFDSILNRLEDDEPDVGEEDHLHVMSVHDIYQDVSSKTSQVCMAVTGQAMDTLTDDVSAATSVCGK, from the exons ATGTTCAATTTTAGAACAATCTTTCCCGGCTGTTCTTTTACATTACAGTCCACCATAGTTGAGGCTCATGCTAAGTGCAAGAACATCGTGTCATGGGTGAAGGAGGACTCTTCAACAGTGGTGGTCCCTGCCCTTGATCTCATCATGTACAGGCATTTGCCCTggacaccatcatcatcatcatcaacttcCTCCTCCTGGTCTTCAGTCGTAATCAATGAAGCAGATCTGGAAGCGGCCTCCATATGCCGCAGCGTCAGATTCAACCTTGGGCCAAGTCATGGGCCAAGCGAGGTCACCAGCCCTAGAACTGGTGCCAGGACACGGAACCCaactcccttcccctccccccttTC GTCAGAGGAGTCTTTGGGAAATGAGGAAGAAGATGACAACCCAAGAAGATATTCCTCAGCATCTGAGAACGGAGATAGAGAGGATTGGGACAGATCCCGCTCAGACCCCCTGAGGTCTGTGTTCGGACTGTCTCACAACTTTATCTTCAGTCAGGTTCACAGAGACGCCCGCAGGTCCCTGAGTGAGGTCATACTGCCATCCATCCAGAGGAGACCAAAGAAGATGAGGCCTATTATTCTGTCTGCGGACACCAGGCTGAtcatggccattgtggagatcATCTTCAAGCAGATCAACGCCAGACTAGCCCAGCTCATGCTGATAGGAGGTGCCAGTCAGGGAGCCGAAGCTCCTTCCACCAGCATCAGCTCACCGAGCAGTCAGTTTGCTGAGCAGATGCTGCGGACAATCACAACCACAATGAATGGCCATACTATGGGACAGATGGCGCTCACTTGGCTGTCTGGAAAGTCCGCTAAGGAGATTGAGAGAGAGCTAGGACGACTGGCAGGTCAGGTCATTGTTGCAACCATCAGCAGCATCCAGAGGGCGAAGAGCGACGCTCAGACAGGACATGAGGTGCGGGTGTCCTACTTCCTGTCAGCGGTGTCGGCCGAGGTGCAGAGTCTGGTGGTCCAGAGAACGGAGACCAGGATGTCAGGAAGCGACCACCTGCTGAACCTGTCTCGGGCAAAGATCAACAGGGCCGTCGAGCTGAAAATGGCTGAAATGTACGGTGGATCCCTGTGGGATTGGTCCCTGACAGAACAGAATATCCAGCTAGGTCATGACAGAATCACTGCCATGTCCAATGATTTGGTGGATTTGGTGGTCGATGATACCCTGGATGCCCTTGGTTATCTAGAGAACCAGGCATTTTCCAGGTCCCAGAGCGCTGGCTCCCGGACAGGGATTGAAGGCCTCGACATTGATGGTGTGGCAAGGGACATGGTCCGGGGAAAGCTGCAGCCAAACTCAAGGCATCCAT CAGTGTCAGTCAGAACTGCCCTGCAAGTGATAAAAACAGAGCTTGACAGCAACTCAGACGAGTCCTTTGTTCCATGCCAGATGTCTAGAAACCTTCTAGCACGTCTAGTGTCGAGTGTCGAGAGCATCAGCGATCTGGAAATTGGTGAGATGCTCCAGGGCCCCTCAGCAATAATGGAGCCGGAGGCTGTGAGAGAACACCCAGACATATCCTCCACTGCCATCTACCACGCCCTGCTCATTGATTGTCCATTCCCACCATCAGAGAGGATTCAGGAAACAATTATTCTAAGCCGTCCACTCACTGCACAGGATGTGACCACACAGGGGGAAAAGCAGCATCCTGCTGACCTTCAGACCGACAACCTAATGGCAGAATACTCTGCCAAGGCCCAAGGGGTAGTGACTCAGGTCATAAGAGATGCTTCTTTGACCATGGACATCCTGTCAGCCCACGTCTCCTCAAGGAACATTGCTGAGGCCTCAACTAGCATTCTTGAGTCCCTTCTAGTGGACTTAAACGAGGCAATTGAGGTGAGTAGGGCAGGTAGGATCAAGTTCTGGGAACAGGTTCAGTTATCCTCCCAGAAACTTTACAGCACAGCTGTGAACGAGCTGAAGAGTTTGTACACTGGTTGCCACCTCACCAATGAGCGGGACCACCAGGATACCCATTTAACTGCTGACAAAATCCAGGACATGGAAGTGTCTACCAACAATGACCTCAAAGACCCAACAGTTGCAGTCAGCCAGGAGTCAGTCAGACACAGCGCCAAGAAGATCCTCAGCAAGGTTCTGAATGTGATCAAGGCCGGAGTAGCTGCCTCAGAGCACTCATCTGTGGGTGAGCAGATGACCGAAGAGTGGCAGGTTGCCATGGAGATGTTTGACTCCATTCTGAACAGGCTAGAAGATGATGAGCCTGATGTGGGTGAAGAGGATCATCTTCATGTGATGTCGGTCCATGACATCTACCAGGATGTCTCATCTAAAACCTCTCAGGTTTGTATGGCGGTGACTGGCCAGGCGATGGACACGCTGACCGATGATGTGTCAGCCGCGACCTCTGTGTGTGGTAAGTAA